In a genomic window of Aeromicrobium panaciterrae:
- a CDS encoding methylmalonyl-CoA mutase family protein: MSDAPAIEVDLADGISHEPSEWEKETAAVLRKSRRLGEDAPDSDVWQVLATSTLDGITVTPLGTASLTADLADPGLPGQAPFTRGSTATRELEGWDVRAWFADPDVERTRQDVITDLENGVNSLWIRVGSGGVPIESLATVLEAVFLDLAPIALDAPHEPVEAAKAFATVISERSITPAPGTSFGADPIGAAFRGRGDTNLESAVEVARIAGPLGARALTVDATAVHDAGASDVQELAYSLAAGAQYLRLLVEAGFSVDEAAGLIDFRYAATGEQFPTIAKFRAARRLWNRVVELSGGAATGQLQHAVTSRPMMAKYDPYVNMLRTTVAAFAAGVGGAASVTVLPFDERLGLPDAFSRRIARNTSSLLISESHVAEVADPAGGSYAVEKLTDDTARAAWALFGEIDATDSLDAALVVVRTHVEATVSQRALAIAKRKQPITGVSEFPNLHETLPERRPYAPGLNDAVLDVHRYGGEFEAMRDDRAATPVFLATMGTVAAYTARATFAANLFAAGGVDTVTAGPTEGVDEIIAAYNSAGNVPVVCLTGNATAYDAWGADLVTALRGAGAKHVVVAGKSSLDVDATAAVGDDALAFLRSIRQELGA; this comes from the coding sequence ATGTCGGACGCACCAGCAATTGAAGTCGACCTCGCGGACGGCATCTCACACGAGCCATCTGAGTGGGAGAAAGAGACCGCCGCAGTTCTGCGCAAGTCACGTCGCCTCGGCGAGGACGCGCCTGATTCTGACGTGTGGCAGGTTCTTGCAACCTCCACGCTCGATGGGATCACGGTGACGCCTCTTGGCACCGCATCGCTCACGGCTGATCTTGCCGATCCCGGACTCCCTGGACAGGCCCCGTTTACGCGCGGCAGCACCGCAACCCGCGAGCTTGAAGGCTGGGACGTACGCGCCTGGTTCGCCGATCCGGATGTTGAGCGGACCCGGCAGGACGTCATCACCGACCTCGAGAACGGCGTCAACTCGCTGTGGATCAGGGTCGGCAGTGGCGGCGTACCGATCGAGTCGTTGGCGACCGTCCTCGAAGCGGTGTTCCTCGACCTCGCTCCTATCGCGCTTGATGCACCTCATGAGCCCGTCGAAGCCGCGAAGGCATTCGCGACGGTCATCTCCGAACGGTCCATCACCCCGGCCCCCGGCACGAGCTTTGGTGCCGATCCGATCGGTGCGGCCTTCCGTGGACGCGGCGACACAAACCTCGAGTCGGCAGTTGAGGTCGCTCGCATTGCTGGGCCGCTTGGCGCCCGCGCGCTGACGGTCGATGCGACTGCTGTGCACGACGCCGGTGCATCGGACGTCCAGGAACTCGCGTACTCACTGGCCGCTGGCGCGCAGTACCTCCGCCTCCTGGTCGAGGCCGGCTTCTCAGTTGATGAGGCCGCTGGCCTGATCGACTTCCGTTACGCCGCGACTGGTGAACAGTTCCCGACGATCGCGAAGTTCCGCGCCGCGCGTCGCCTTTGGAACCGAGTGGTCGAGCTCAGCGGTGGTGCCGCGACCGGTCAGCTCCAGCACGCCGTGACCTCGCGTCCGATGATGGCGAAGTACGACCCGTACGTGAACATGCTCCGCACAACCGTGGCCGCTTTCGCTGCTGGCGTCGGTGGCGCCGCATCCGTCACGGTCCTGCCGTTCGACGAGCGTCTCGGACTGCCCGACGCGTTCAGCCGCCGCATCGCTCGCAACACCTCGAGCCTGCTGATCAGCGAGTCGCACGTCGCTGAGGTCGCCGATCCAGCTGGCGGCTCGTACGCCGTAGAGAAGCTCACGGACGACACAGCCCGTGCCGCCTGGGCACTGTTCGGCGAGATCGATGCGACCGACAGCCTCGATGCCGCCCTCGTAGTCGTACGCACGCACGTTGAGGCGACCGTGTCGCAGCGGGCGCTGGCCATCGCCAAGCGCAAGCAGCCGATCACAGGTGTCTCGGAGTTCCCGAACCTTCACGAGACGCTGCCCGAGCGTCGTCCGTACGCCCCCGGTTTGAATGACGCAGTGTTGGACGTACACCGCTACGGCGGCGAGTTCGAAGCGATGCGCGATGACCGTGCAGCGACTCCTGTCTTCCTGGCGACGATGGGCACTGTTGCGGCCTACACGGCACGCGCAACGTTTGCCGCCAACCTCTTCGCCGCCGGTGGTGTCGACACGGTCACCGCTGGACCCACCGAAGGTGTCGACGAGATCATCGCGGCCTACAACTCGGCAGGCAACGTTCCGGTCGTCTGCCTGACAGGCAACGCCACCGCGTATGACGCGTGGGGCGCC